Proteins from a single region of Theobroma cacao cultivar B97-61/B2 chromosome 10, Criollo_cocoa_genome_V2, whole genome shotgun sequence:
- the LOC108663742 gene encoding putative F-box/LRR-repeat protein At3g28410, which translates to MKKKNQEKQGRDPDRDNPRNTASNLDANDFISRLPNNILYQIISLLPFRSAVRTTFLSTQWKDLWKEIVLDSVHDVTMERVVVLIFRFLNDFAEQHGPRNKWGFRINFG; encoded by the exons atgaagaagaagaatcaaGAGAAACAGGGGCGTGACCCAGATCGTGATAACCCAAGAAACACTGCAAG TAATTTGGATGCTAATGATTTCATCAGTCGTCTACCTAACAATATCCTTTACCAAATCATTTCCTTGCTGCCATTTCGATCCGCTGTTCGAACCACGTTTCTTTCTACTCAGTGGAAGGACCTTTGGAAAGAGATTGTGTTGGATTCGGTACATGATGTAACAATGGAACGTGTTGTAGTTCTTATATTTAGATTTCTTAATGATTTTGCTGAACAACATGGACCAAGAAATAAATGGGGGTTCCGCATTAACTTTGGCTAA